A window of the Brassica napus cultivar Da-Ae chromosome A2, Da-Ae, whole genome shotgun sequence genome harbors these coding sequences:
- the LOC106435309 gene encoding uncharacterized protein LOC106435309, with protein sequence MLEDTISNPSMEPLLFSVDPMSLLLSQNNLCEFERGPRYGEYATLRESKLRLKREYEKILKEEEERFFRGDKKQTSFGFTRQDEIKVSPEKKKRFGFNCVPANANPRRMSSSSLAQSVPDFSAVIRKENRRPVNSNLLPRRTDLTPPPPSKSRTASGTVSSVRGSISASAGEKKSKGINATVEDLKKISTAAASAINGGGRKSLGGGGGGGGRRKSVSGGGGGRTILGYRQT encoded by the coding sequence ATGTTGGAGGATACGATCTCAAACCCTAGTATGGAACCTCTGTTATTCTCCGTCGATCCAATGTCTCTCTTACTTTCTCAAAACAATCTCTGCGAATTCGAGAGAGGACCCAGATACGGAGAATACGCGACACTGCGAGAATCAAAGCTTCGACTTAAGCGAGAGTACGAGAAGATACtcaaggaagaggaagagaggtTCTTCCGCGGAGACAAGAAACAAACGAGTTTCGGCTTTACAAGACAAGACGAAATCAAAGTTTcgccggagaagaagaagagatttggGTTTAACTGTGTTCCGGCGAACGCTAATCCGCGTCGAATGTCGTCGTCTTCGTTGGCTCAATCGGTTCCTGATTTCTCCGCCGTGATCCGCAAGGAAAATCGCCGTCCGGTTAACTCGAACTTGCTCCCCCGGAGGACGGATCTCACTCCGCCGCCGCCGTCTAAGAGCAGAACAGCCTCTGGAACGGTTTCTTCCGTAAGAGGAAGCATATCTGCTAGTGCGGGAGAGAAGAAAAGCAAAGGGATCAATGCCACCGTTGAAGATCTTAAGAAAATTTCCACCGCCGCAGCTTCAGCCATTAATGGCGGTGGAAGGAAGTCACtcggcggcggaggaggaggaggagggaggAGGAAATCAGTtagcggtggtggtggtggtcggACTATTCTAGGTTACAGACAAACTTAA
- the LOC111200953 gene encoding uncharacterized protein LOC111200953 produces the protein MARTKQSAKRTRAMCSTPPPPVQQQTSASYPWPREQEGELIDLDSPLLLDFNCEGWDKGTAARYNALLRVDMLPTRFCHAETLADLGIDEDVFETLHAIGIAPLCYTTHELYPDLVRQMLATATITYEDSDAPSYANCSLSFMADGEYCSLSLDKLNEIYEMATEPKGVAVAKKFSPSNAFWDCIANGNFTAGKVYQSQIRNPALRVIAKIISNLLFAKDLTSKVTNGELQTLYTGIEDEIRASGSGIPIQKVKTNPGFNFMTMICERRQCLMHGSKKKDRSGSLLTPLFKHFGIDLTKYSVNKEVQYLDIRYLMACHIMRDEDTYSFFDKAGTQLFTKLPHPEITRFSVFENIRFLPPPELLCTDPRAAVPDENMDDVEDITPEADPSYDLGELADVTDDHAYRRWMVDSQRKNNSLMRRILHLITGGCIGGSDQRQSTTDRPPRSHCPGKEPMGTGPSSEEVHRSRNRRSLDPAESGESD, from the coding sequence ATGGCAAGAACTAAGCAATCCGCCAAGCGAACGAGAGCCATGTGCAGCACGCCACCCCCGCCAGTGCAGCAACAAACGTCCGCCTCCTACCCATGGCCCCGTGAGCAAGAGGGTGAACTGATTGATCTCGACAGCCCATTGCTCCTGGACTTCAATTGCGAGGGGTGGGATAAAGGGACAGCAGCACGTTACAACGCCCTCCTCCGAGTTGACATGTTACCCACTCGTTTCTGCCACGCGGAAACTTTGGCTGACCTTGGGATCGACGAGGATGTGTTCGAGACGCTGCACGCCATAGGGATTGCTCCTCTGTGCTACACAACGCACGAGCTCTACCCAGACCTTGTTCGCCAGATGCTCGCCACAGCCACGATCACCTACGAGGATTCCGACGCACCCTCCTACGCCAACTGCTCGCTCTCTTTCATGGCAGATGGAGAGTACTGCTCCTTGTCCCTCGACAAGCTCAATGAAATCTATGAGATGGCCACTGAACCGAAGGGGGTAGCGGTGgcgaaaaagttctctccctcTAACGCCTTTTGGGACTGCATTGCAAATGGGAACTTCACAGCCGGAAAGGTCTACCAGTCGCAGATTCGGAACCCCGCGCTTCGTGTCATCGCGAAGATCATCTCAAACCTCCTGTTCGCTAAGGATCTGACCTCGAAGGTCACCAACGGGGAGCTGCAAACCCTGTACACTGGTATTGAGGATGAAATTCGCGCCTCTGGATCCGGAATTCCCATTCAAAAGGTTAAGACAAATCCCGGTTTCAACTTCATGACCATGATATGCGAGCGGCGACAGTGCCTTATGCACGGCTCGAAGAAGAAAGACAGGAGCGGCAGCCTGCTCACACCGCTTTTCAAGCATTTCGGCATTGATCTCACCAAATACAGCGTCAACAAGGAGGTCCAGTACCTCGACATCAGGTACCTAATGGCGTGCCACATCATGCGAGATGAAGACACCTACAGCTTTTTCGATAAAGCCGGTACTCAACTATTCACCAAACTGCCTCACCCCGAGATCACCAGGTTCAGTGTGTTTGAGAACATACGGTTTCTTCCTCCCCCCGAGCTCCTTTGCACTGATCCACGTGCTGCGGTCCCTGATGAAAACATGGATGATGTTGAGGACATCACCCCTGAAGCCGACCCATCGTACGACCTCGGAGAGCTCGCCGATGTAACCGATGATCACGCTTACAGACGCTGGATGGTGGACTCGCAGCGAAAGAACAACAGCCTCATGCGGAGGATACTCCACCTCATCACTGGGGGATGCATTGGAGGGAGCGACCAGCGCCAGTCCACGACAGATCGCCCACCAAGATCTCACTGTCCCGGCAAGGAACCCATGGGAACTGGTCCTTCTTCAGAAGAGGTTCATCGCTCGCGCAACAGGCGATCCCTTGACCCAGCCGAGAGCGGCGAGTCCGACTGA
- the LOC106435308 gene encoding uncharacterized protein LOC106435308, translating to MTGELQETVAPCGAITEKRPSRLSGCVGVFFQLFDWNRRFSKKKLFSRKSLLPGKQASKRFGGNDKLLKSKLNLIDDENRGSFPNRGEVVEFKKHEMRPPSLVARLMGLESIPSNHKKKKKSSHLMNQDKDKCLLSDEEDSGLDKSRPEKMQRTITGVCDRRVMVKKFGSDAMQIKNVLTRVRKHHHQHQNLASPVKSPRLQRRNSRLINAAARILEPGKRNLKYNAIAYPSSSRTIRCGSVGKEPAVSPDYNTSVASCKACGSFVDVHGTSSVSEESGKNMVCVSESTPFERSKRSVHWRNQEPSVPVYGKGRGCIDQMERKALHRARFDFNGKHVKDEISMPGDRMFPQSYTLQRSRGSSSPANASNCKEKDFIAISRGSSSREESSNRSGLNTCARKRRLACASSSMSSPVSRRGDGKRSWDCSNETAFSPLKLGSSHRSYSQGCKETKERKGPPRVPNQMGQRRIQVDAGTVGLIQQKLEEITSQEEDALPSKPASLILHELLSSLAREQSSYTLDVDTATQRKGKTEMWSSIGNANSDYTSPGSVLDASFSNESCFSNSFDNVSVPGQMRLPLEPVDPDWDALEVTLFKNSTSGGNYQTITSLVSHVSNVLRSLSNTGLILTQQRFTNAREVIIHTELLAPQDNYLIGQELFDELMIYAARSDNLLNLPGITGGFLVDAMIEHLEERNISCGLKPSSAEASELIQGVLGEVPKWAALARVDLDEVVSIEMEKWMDLETHLFGVGTEIAYEIVMCLVEELAMDLL from the exons ATGACGGGTGAGTTACAGGAGACGGTGGCGCCGTGTGGGGCCATAACTGAGAAACGGCCAAGTAGACTCAGCGGTTGCGTCGGCGTTTTCTTCCAGCTCTTCGATTGGAACCGACGCTTCTCTAAAAAGAAGCTCTTTTCTCGCAAATCTCTTCTTCCTG gGAAACAAGCTTCTAAGAGGTTTGGTGGGAATGATAAACTGCTAAAATCTAAGCTTAACCTG ATTGATGATGAGAACAGAGGAAGTTTCCCGAACCGAGGTGAAGTTGTGGAGTTTAAAAAGCATGAGATGAGACCTCCTAGCTTGGTAGCACGTTTGATGGGACTTGAATCAATACCATCtaaccacaagaagaagaagaagtcatcACATTTGATGAATCAGGACAAGGATAAATGCCTTTTGTCTGACGAGGAAGATAGTGGTTTGGATAAGTCTAGGCCAGAGAAGATGCAGAGAACAATAACAGGTGTGTGTGATAGGCGTGTTATGGTGAAGAAGTTTGGATCAGACGCCATGCAGATCAAGAACGTTTTGACCCGAGTAAGGAAACATCATCACCAGCATCAGAATCTGGCTTCTCCTGTTAAAAGCCCGAGGCTTCAGAGACGTAACTCTAGGTTGATCAACGCTGCTGCTAGGATTCTTGAACCGGGGAAGAGAAATTTGAAATACAACGCTATTGCTTATCCAAGTTCTTCGAGGACTATACGGTGTGGAAGTGTTGGGAAAGAGCCTGCTGTTTCACCTGATTATAACACTAGTGTTGCTTCTTGTAAAGCCTGTGGTAGCTTTGTTGATGTTCATGGTACTAGTTCGGTAAGTGAAGAAAGTGGAAAGAACATGGTTTGTGTTTCTGAATCAACTCCCTTTGAGAGGAGTAAAAGAAGTGTGCATTGGAGAAATCAAGAACCATCTGTGCCTGTTTATGGTAAAGGCAGAGGATGTATAGATCAAATGGAGAGGAAAGCTCTTCACCGTGCTCGGTTTGACTTCAATGGGAAGCATGTGAAGGATGAAATATCAATGCCAGGCGACAGAATGTTTCCTCAGTCTTACACCTTACAGAGAAGCAGAGGTTCGTCTTCACCTGCCAATGCATCCAACTGTAAAGAGAAGGACTTTATTGCCATCAGTAGAGGTTCAAGTAGCAGGGAGGAGTCTTCTAATAGATCAGGCCTAAACACTTGTGCACGGAAGAGAAGGCTAGCTTGTGCAAGTAGCTCTATGAGTAGTCCAGTGTCAAGACGAGGAGATGGTAAACGCTCTTGGGATTGTAGTAATGAAACAGCATTTTCACCATTGAAACTTGGTTCATCTCATAGAAGTTATAGCCAAGGCTGCAAGGAAactaaagagagaaaaggaCCGCCACGTGTTCCGAATCAGATGGGTCAGAGAAGAATACAAGTTGATGCCGGTACTGTGGGTTTGATTCAGCAGAAGTTGGAAGAAATCACTTCTCAAGAAGAAGATGCATTGCCCAGTAAACCGGCCTCTTTGATCCTCCATGAGTTGCTTTCTTCACTAGCACGCGAGCAGTCTTCTTATACCCTGGACGTTGATACAGCTACTCAg AGGAAAGGCAAAACAGAGATGTGGAGTTCCATTGGTAACGCAAACAGTGACTACACAAGCCCTGGCTCCGTACTGGATGCATCTTTCTCTAACGAGAGTTGCTTTTCCAATAGCTTTGACAATGTCTCAG TTCCAGGACAGATGAGGCTACCTCTAGAGCCAGTAGACCCCGATTGGGACGCTCTTGAAGTAACTTTGTTCAAGAACTCAACAAGTGGTGGTAACTATCAAACAATCACCAGTCTGGTCAGCCATGTCTCCAACGTCTTGCGAAGTTTAAGCAACACAGGTCTTATATTAACGCAGCAGAGATTCACCAACGCAAGAGAAGTCATAATCCACACCGAGCTATTGGCTCCCCAAGACAACTACCTGATCGGGCAAGAACTCTTCGACGAACTTATGATCTACGCAGCTCGTTCCGATAATCTGCTTAATCTCCCTGGAATAACCGGAGGGTTCCTCGTGGATGCAATGATCGAACACTTGGAagaaagaaacatttcctgcggACTAAAGCCTTCGAGTGCTGAAGCATCAGAGTTGATTCAAGGTGTTCTTGGGGAAGTTCCAAAGTGGGCAGCATTGGCACGGGTTGACTTGGATGAAGTTGTCAGTATCGAGATGGAGAAATGGATGGATCTTGAAACACATTTGTTTGGAGTTGGAACAGAGATTGCGTATGAGATCGTTATGTGTTTGGTCGAAGAGTTAGCTATGGATCTACTTTAG